The following nucleotide sequence is from Clostridiales bacterium.
TGTATGCTCCAATCCTGCAATGACATACATTTCCATAAAGCCTGAGAGATATTCATATGAAATCATTAAAAATACAGGTGAATTCGTCATAAATCTGACTACAGAGAAGCTTGTACGCTCTGCGGACTGTTGCGGTGTAAAATCAGGCAGGAATGTCGACAAATTTACGGAGACAGGGCTTACTCCCGGGAAGGCTAAAAAACTTAAATGCCCGATTATAGAGGAAAGCCCGGTTAACATAGAATGCAGGGTTAAAAAAATAATAAAATTGGGATCTCATGACATGTTCCTGGCAAGCGTTGTTGCAGTAGATGCAGATGAGAAATACATCGATAAAGAAGGAAAATTCAAGCT
It contains:
- a CDS encoding flavin reductase family protein, which produces MPKITWKPGTMLYPVPVVMVTCGSVPKDYNIITVAWTGTVCSNPAMTYISIKPERYSYEIIKNTGEFVINLTTEKLVRSADCCGVKSGRNVDKFTETGLTPGKAKKLKCPIIEESPVNIECRVKKIIKLGSHDMFLASVVAVDADEKYIDKEGKFKLDEAGIVCYSHGQYCGLKKPVGHFGFSVKKKRRRK